In Papaver somniferum cultivar HN1 chromosome 1, ASM357369v1, whole genome shotgun sequence, a genomic segment contains:
- the LOC113295138 gene encoding protein SUPPRESSOR OF FRI 4-like isoform X2, translating to MGKKKKRASKVWCYYCEREFDDEKILVQHQKARHFKCHVCHKKLSTAGGMSIHVLQVHKESVTKVPNAKPDRESTEIEIFGMQGIPPEILAAHYGEQDEDVPSKLAKVETPHSNYGGGMVPGPAGIGFPPQSHFGAMQPIYNSAMAVPPPGWPLPPRPQPWFPQQHLPLVSMPHMPPMGLTQVQQPLFPIQNVKPAIPPPLHITPPGLPSPAPSQPVSQPLFPVSGNNIAASIQSSPFSTPAISATTPLSSSLELRNSVDIYSSVNANSYRDPNIQGGPLINSHSYASGPNTSGPSIGPPPVISNKAPATQPATNEVYLVWDDEAMSMEERRMSLAKYQVHDETSQMNSIDAAIDRRISESRLAGRMAF from the exons AtggggaaaaagaagaagagagctTCAAAAGTATGGTGTTATTACTGTGAAAGAGAATTTGACGATGAAAAGATATTAGTACAACATCAAAAGGCTAGACATTTTAAATGCCATGTTTGTCATAAAAAGCTTTCAACAGCTGGTGGAATGTCTATTCATGTTCTTCAAGTTCATAAGGAATCTGTTACCAA GGTACCTAATGCTAAACCTGATCGGGAATCAACTGAAATTGAGATATTTGGAATGCAAGGAATTCCTCCAGAAATTCTGGCAGCTCATTATGGAGAACAAG ATGAAGATGTCCCATCAAAGTTAGctaaagtggaaactccacattCCAATTATGGTGGTGGTATGGTGCCAGGTCCAGCTGGTATTGGGTTTCCTCCACAGTCGCATTTTGGTGCAATGCAGCCTAT TTACAACTCCGCAATGGCAGTGCCGCCTCCAGGTTGGCCGCTTCCTCCTCGTCCACAACCTTGGTTTCCACAGCAGCATCTACCACTAGTTTCAATGCCTCATATGCCACCTATGGGTTTAACACAAGTTCAGCAACCTTTATTTCCTATCCAGAACGTGAAACCCGCAATTCCACCACCACTTCATATTACTCCACCTGGACTTCCCTCACCAGCACCTTCTCAACCTGTCTCGCAACCCCTATTCCCTGTTAGTGGTAACAATATTGCTGCGTCAATTCAAAGCTCACCTTTTTCTACACCTGCCATTTCTGCTACAACTCCTTTAAGCTCTTCACTGGAACTTAGAAACTCAGTGGACATCTATTCCAGTGTGAATGCAAATAGCTACCGCGATCCGAACATCCAAG GTGGCCCTTTGATAAACTCGCATTCTTATGCTTCTGGTCCCAATACGAGTGGTCCTTCAATCGGCCCCCCTCCCGTAATCTCTAATAAAGCTCCTGCTACACAGCCTGCCACAAATGAGGTCTATTTAGTTTGGGATGATGAGGCGATGTCCATG GAAGAAAGAAGAATGTCATTGGCGAAGTATCAGGTGCATGACGAAACTAGCCAG ATGAACTCCATTGATGCAGCCATAGATAGAAGGATATCAGAAAGCAGGCTTGCTGGGCGAATGGCGTTTTGA
- the LOC113295138 gene encoding protein SUPPRESSOR OF FRI 4-like isoform X3, translating into MGKKKKRASKVWCYYCEREFDDEKILVQHQKARHFKCHVCHKKLSTAGGMSIHVLQVHKESVTKVPNAKPDRESTEIEIFGMQGIPPEILAAHYGEQDEDVPSKLAKVETPHSNYGGGMVPGPAGIGFPPQSHFGAMQPIYNSAMAVPPPGWPLPPRPQPWFPQQHLPLVSMPHMPPMGLTQVQQPLFPIQNVKPAIPPPLHITPPGLPSPAPSQPVSQPLFPVSGNNIAASIQSSPFSTPAISATTPLSSSLELRNSVDIYSSVNANSYRDPNIQGFYISFSMWPFDKLAFLCFWSQYEWSFNRPPSRNL; encoded by the exons AtggggaaaaagaagaagagagctTCAAAAGTATGGTGTTATTACTGTGAAAGAGAATTTGACGATGAAAAGATATTAGTACAACATCAAAAGGCTAGACATTTTAAATGCCATGTTTGTCATAAAAAGCTTTCAACAGCTGGTGGAATGTCTATTCATGTTCTTCAAGTTCATAAGGAATCTGTTACCAA GGTACCTAATGCTAAACCTGATCGGGAATCAACTGAAATTGAGATATTTGGAATGCAAGGAATTCCTCCAGAAATTCTGGCAGCTCATTATGGAGAACAAG ATGAAGATGTCCCATCAAAGTTAGctaaagtggaaactccacattCCAATTATGGTGGTGGTATGGTGCCAGGTCCAGCTGGTATTGGGTTTCCTCCACAGTCGCATTTTGGTGCAATGCAGCCTAT TTACAACTCCGCAATGGCAGTGCCGCCTCCAGGTTGGCCGCTTCCTCCTCGTCCACAACCTTGGTTTCCACAGCAGCATCTACCACTAGTTTCAATGCCTCATATGCCACCTATGGGTTTAACACAAGTTCAGCAACCTTTATTTCCTATCCAGAACGTGAAACCCGCAATTCCACCACCACTTCATATTACTCCACCTGGACTTCCCTCACCAGCACCTTCTCAACCTGTCTCGCAACCCCTATTCCCTGTTAGTGGTAACAATATTGCTGCGTCAATTCAAAGCTCACCTTTTTCTACACCTGCCATTTCTGCTACAACTCCTTTAAGCTCTTCACTGGAACTTAGAAACTCAGTGGACATCTATTCCAGTGTGAATGCAAATAGCTACCGCGATCCGAACATCCAAGGTTTCTATATTTCTTTCTCCAT GTGGCCCTTTGATAAACTCGCATTCTTATGCTTCTGGTCCCAATACGAGTGGTCCTTCAATCGGCCCCCCTCCCGTAATCTCTAA
- the LOC113295138 gene encoding protein SUPPRESSOR OF FRI 4-like isoform X1, whose product MGKKKKRASKVWCYYCEREFDDEKILVQHQKARHFKCHVCHKKLSTAGGMSIHVLQVHKESVTKVPNAKPDRESTEIEIFGMQGIPPEILAAHYGEQDEDVPSKLAKVETPHSNYGGGMVPGPAGIGFPPQSHFGAMQPIYNSAMAVPPPGWPLPPRPQPWFPQQHLPLVSMPHMPPMGLTQVQQPLFPIQNVKPAIPPPLHITPPGLPSPAPSQPVSQPLFPVSGNNIAASIQSSPFSTPAISATTPLSSSLELRNSVDIYSSVNANSYRDPNIQGGPLINSHSYASGPNTSGPSIGPPPVISNKAPATQPATNEVYLVWDDEAMSMEERRMSLAKYQVHDETSQVSCNCPPTLVLFEQTLSCIAHSNFCMRTLFCCF is encoded by the exons AtggggaaaaagaagaagagagctTCAAAAGTATGGTGTTATTACTGTGAAAGAGAATTTGACGATGAAAAGATATTAGTACAACATCAAAAGGCTAGACATTTTAAATGCCATGTTTGTCATAAAAAGCTTTCAACAGCTGGTGGAATGTCTATTCATGTTCTTCAAGTTCATAAGGAATCTGTTACCAA GGTACCTAATGCTAAACCTGATCGGGAATCAACTGAAATTGAGATATTTGGAATGCAAGGAATTCCTCCAGAAATTCTGGCAGCTCATTATGGAGAACAAG ATGAAGATGTCCCATCAAAGTTAGctaaagtggaaactccacattCCAATTATGGTGGTGGTATGGTGCCAGGTCCAGCTGGTATTGGGTTTCCTCCACAGTCGCATTTTGGTGCAATGCAGCCTAT TTACAACTCCGCAATGGCAGTGCCGCCTCCAGGTTGGCCGCTTCCTCCTCGTCCACAACCTTGGTTTCCACAGCAGCATCTACCACTAGTTTCAATGCCTCATATGCCACCTATGGGTTTAACACAAGTTCAGCAACCTTTATTTCCTATCCAGAACGTGAAACCCGCAATTCCACCACCACTTCATATTACTCCACCTGGACTTCCCTCACCAGCACCTTCTCAACCTGTCTCGCAACCCCTATTCCCTGTTAGTGGTAACAATATTGCTGCGTCAATTCAAAGCTCACCTTTTTCTACACCTGCCATTTCTGCTACAACTCCTTTAAGCTCTTCACTGGAACTTAGAAACTCAGTGGACATCTATTCCAGTGTGAATGCAAATAGCTACCGCGATCCGAACATCCAAG GTGGCCCTTTGATAAACTCGCATTCTTATGCTTCTGGTCCCAATACGAGTGGTCCTTCAATCGGCCCCCCTCCCGTAATCTCTAATAAAGCTCCTGCTACACAGCCTGCCACAAATGAGGTCTATTTAGTTTGGGATGATGAGGCGATGTCCATG GAAGAAAGAAGAATGTCATTGGCGAAGTATCAGGTGCATGACGAAACTAGCCAGGTAAGTTGCAACTGCCCCCCTACTTTGGTTTTATTTGAACAGACCCTGAGTTGCATTGCTCATTCCAATTTTTGTATGCGGACATTATTTTGCTGCTTTTAG